One window of Alteriqipengyuania lutimaris genomic DNA carries:
- a CDS encoding Fe2+-dependent dioxygenase yields the protein MMVRIENVLSAEQVEGLREMIDAAEWVDGNETSGHQSRTAKRNRQLRQGSEAAQRAGRIVLDALGQTPEFVAAALPLKVFPPLFNRYEGGETFGNHVDNSIRRLEGADFRIRSDLSATLFLSEPDSYEGGELVVEDLFGEHRVKLRAGDMVLYPASSVHRVTPVTDGVRVASFFWLQSMVRDPFQREQLYRLDRTVRVLSADRGSQDEAVMELTNLYHNLMRSWADA from the coding sequence ATGATGGTTCGGATCGAAAACGTGCTGAGTGCCGAGCAGGTCGAGGGCCTTCGCGAGATGATCGACGCGGCGGAATGGGTCGACGGCAACGAGACATCGGGCCACCAGTCGCGCACCGCCAAACGCAACCGTCAGCTTCGCCAGGGCAGCGAAGCGGCGCAGCGGGCAGGCCGGATCGTTCTCGACGCGCTCGGGCAGACGCCGGAGTTCGTGGCTGCGGCACTGCCGCTCAAGGTCTTTCCGCCGCTCTTCAACCGCTACGAGGGGGGCGAGACTTTCGGCAACCATGTCGACAATTCGATCCGCCGACTGGAAGGCGCCGATTTCCGCATCCGCAGTGATTTGTCGGCCACGCTCTTCCTGTCCGAACCCGACAGCTACGAAGGCGGCGAGCTGGTGGTTGAGGACCTATTCGGCGAACACCGGGTGAAGCTGCGCGCCGGCGACATGGTGCTGTATCCCGCATCGAGCGTGCACCGCGTCACGCCGGTTACCGATGGCGTACGCGTCGCGAGCTTCTTCTGGTTGCAAAGCATGGTGCGCGATCCCTTCCAGCGCGAGCAGCTCTACCGGCTCGACCGCACCGTTCGTGTCCTTTCGGCCGATCGGGGGTCGCAGGACGAGGCGGTGATGGAGCTGACCAACCTTTATCACAACCTGATGCGCAGCTGGGCCGACGCCTAG
- a CDS encoding FAD:protein FMN transferase produces MSTRAAGIGADDTLDLLLPPGEPVCSPAPADARQIALSGTTMGTGWSLRALAPPELDTGPMAAVLERCFESVIAQMSQWRRDSQLSRFNAGAPGSRHRIGPQFRQVLDCAHSIQRASERAFDPLLGLHSDHWGFGDKGFDEAAPAPARSANVDLGSIRTDEPDVLVQPGGAVLDLSGIAKGYAVDMGVAAIARMGIGHMLLDIGGETKAVGLRADALPWWIDLSVPLGSVASRTRIGLTGWSLATSGHWERRRFAQDRSWSHTLDPESGDPTNDALSANVLHPGCMQADALATALIVLGLDEGIAFADRHRVPARIVGPRRVAESAAWREWKQ; encoded by the coding sequence TTGAGCACAAGGGCCGCAGGCATCGGCGCCGACGATACGCTCGACCTGCTTTTGCCGCCGGGCGAGCCTGTCTGCTCGCCCGCACCGGCAGATGCGCGCCAGATCGCCCTGTCCGGTACGACGATGGGAACGGGTTGGTCGTTGCGGGCACTCGCACCACCGGAACTGGACACGGGACCGATGGCAGCAGTCCTTGAACGCTGTTTCGAAAGCGTGATCGCGCAGATGAGCCAGTGGCGACGGGATTCCCAGCTCAGCCGCTTCAATGCCGGCGCGCCCGGCAGTCGACACCGGATCGGCCCGCAGTTCCGGCAGGTCCTCGACTGCGCACATTCGATACAGCGCGCGAGCGAGCGCGCGTTCGACCCCCTGCTGGGCTTGCATAGCGACCATTGGGGCTTTGGCGACAAAGGTTTCGACGAAGCAGCACCTGCGCCCGCACGGTCTGCAAATGTCGACCTGGGGAGTATCAGGACCGACGAGCCGGACGTCCTGGTTCAGCCGGGCGGTGCGGTGCTGGACCTGTCAGGCATCGCAAAAGGCTACGCCGTCGACATGGGGGTCGCTGCGATCGCGCGGATGGGCATCGGACACATGCTGCTCGATATCGGCGGCGAAACGAAAGCGGTCGGCCTGCGCGCCGATGCACTGCCGTGGTGGATCGACCTGTCCGTACCTCTGGGATCGGTGGCAAGCCGCACGCGGATCGGCCTGACCGGCTGGTCGCTCGCCACCTCCGGCCACTGGGAGCGGCGGCGATTTGCGCAGGATCGCTCCTGGTCGCACACTCTCGATCCCGAGAGCGGTGATCCCACAAACGACGCGCTGTCGGCCAATGTGCTCCATCCCGGCTGCATGCAGGCGGATGCGCTGGCGACCGCGCTGATCGTGTTGGGGCTGGACGAAGGCATTGCCTTTGCAGACCGGCACAGGGTGCCCGCGCGGATCGTGGGGCCGCGGCGCGTCGCCGAAAGCGCCGCGTGGCGCGAATGGAAACAATAG
- a CDS encoding DUF4198 domain-containing protein, which produces MFAKPSLIAAGLALGLSTLAPSAAEAHRRWLLPSATVMAGEEETVTVDAAASNGLFIFEHRPLGLDDLVVIGPDGQSVTPEIIGSGAYRSVFDLKLESQGTYRIAIASNGMMGFYELNGERRRWRGSRAELETAIPEGATDVRISENSGRTETFVTLGAPNETALAPTNVGLEMIPVTHPNDLIAGEPAQMRFLMDGEPAAGLELEFVAGGTRYRDEPGIQTLTTDADGMVTLSADEAGMYYLEASAGRGEYEEGTARRMSYTAVLEFMPL; this is translated from the coding sequence ATGTTCGCCAAACCTTCCCTCATTGCCGCCGGCCTCGCACTCGGCCTGTCGACCCTCGCGCCCAGCGCCGCCGAGGCGCATCGCCGCTGGCTGCTGCCGTCCGCCACCGTGATGGCAGGCGAGGAGGAAACGGTTACCGTCGACGCAGCAGCGTCCAACGGTCTGTTCATTTTCGAACATCGCCCGCTCGGCCTCGACGATCTGGTCGTGATCGGACCGGATGGCCAGTCCGTCACCCCGGAGATCATCGGTAGCGGCGCTTATCGCAGCGTGTTCGATCTCAAACTCGAAAGCCAGGGCACCTATCGGATCGCGATCGCGAGCAACGGCATGATGGGCTTCTATGAGCTGAACGGCGAACGCCGCCGCTGGCGCGGGAGCCGTGCGGAGCTCGAAACCGCTATCCCCGAAGGGGCGACCGACGTCCGGATCAGCGAGAATTCCGGGCGCACGGAAACGTTCGTGACGCTGGGTGCGCCGAACGAGACCGCGCTGGCGCCCACCAATGTCGGCCTCGAGATGATCCCGGTGACCCATCCCAACGATCTGATCGCGGGTGAGCCCGCGCAGATGCGCTTCCTGATGGATGGCGAGCCCGCGGCCGGGCTGGAACTCGAATTCGTCGCGGGCGGCACCCGCTATCGCGACGAACCTGGCATCCAGACGCTGACCACCGATGCCGATGGCATGGTGACGCTGAGCGCGGACGAGGCCGGGATGTATTATCTCGAAGCATCGGCGGGACGGGGCGAATACGAGGAGGGGACGGCGCGTCGCATGTCCTACACCGCCGTGCTCGAATTCATGCCGCTTTGA
- a CDS encoding DUF2271 domain-containing protein, with the protein MRKAYRIAIPVTAAAVAAPAAAGEMQVRVEIPRLRVAEYHNPYVAIWLEDADGKAVANLDVWYDVDLRGDDPRKWLPDMRTWWRRAGRTTDMPADGISGPTQAPGNYTLRFSEGTRPLPRLAAGSYVLRVEAAREVGGRELVSIPFQWPPAKPMTGSKSGSKELGTVRLSIQP; encoded by the coding sequence ATGCGTAAAGCCTACCGAATTGCCATTCCCGTGACCGCTGCTGCCGTGGCGGCGCCCGCTGCGGCGGGGGAGATGCAGGTGCGCGTAGAGATCCCGCGCTTGCGCGTGGCCGAATATCACAATCCTTACGTCGCGATATGGCTGGAGGACGCCGACGGTAAGGCGGTGGCCAATCTCGACGTTTGGTACGATGTGGATTTGCGCGGCGACGATCCGCGCAAATGGTTGCCCGATATGCGGACCTGGTGGCGGCGTGCAGGGCGCACCACCGACATGCCCGCCGACGGCATCAGCGGACCGACGCAGGCCCCGGGAAACTACACTTTGCGCTTCAGCGAAGGCACCCGCCCGCTGCCCAGGCTCGCGGCGGGGTCCTATGTGCTGCGCGTTGAGGCGGCCCGCGAGGTCGGCGGTCGCGAGCTTGTCAGCATTCCTTTTCAGTGGCCGCCGGCCAAGCCCATGACGGGTTCCAAATCGGGTTCGAAGGAACTCGGCACCGTGCGTCTTTCCATCCAGCCCTGA
- a CDS encoding PepSY-associated TM helix domain-containing protein: MNQAVKNAKIARPKRRSRFSPFWMRQFHTWHWMSSAICLVGMVLFAITGITLNHAGTIEADPTIETREATLPADLLSQLRASPEGEPAEAPKEWLEREFDIELDGRRPEWTGTELYVPLPRAGGDGWIAIDLASGDATLEDTDRGAIAYLNDLHKGRDTGLAWAWFIDIFAGACVIFCVTGLLLLQVHARKRPSTWPIVGAGLVIPLLLILFLMH; encoded by the coding sequence ATGAATCAGGCGGTCAAGAACGCAAAGATCGCGAGGCCGAAGCGGCGGTCGCGTTTCTCGCCCTTCTGGATGCGCCAGTTTCATACCTGGCACTGGATGAGCAGCGCGATCTGCCTCGTCGGGATGGTCCTGTTCGCGATCACCGGCATCACGCTCAATCATGCGGGGACGATCGAGGCGGACCCGACGATCGAGACGCGCGAGGCTACGCTGCCCGCCGACCTGCTGTCGCAGCTGCGCGCTTCACCGGAGGGCGAGCCGGCCGAGGCACCGAAGGAATGGCTTGAGCGCGAGTTCGACATCGAGCTCGATGGTAGGCGCCCCGAATGGACCGGGACCGAGCTGTATGTGCCGCTGCCGCGCGCCGGAGGTGACGGGTGGATCGCGATCGATCTGGCTTCGGGAGATGCCACGCTCGAAGACACCGATCGCGGCGCAATTGCCTACCTGAACGACCTGCACAAGGGGCGCGACACAGGCCTCGCCTGGGCGTGGTTCATCGATATCTTCGCGGGGGCCTGCGTCATATTCTGCGTGACGGGCCTGCTGCTGTTGCAGGTCCATGCCCGCAAGCGCCCCTCGACCTGGCCGATCGTTGGCGCCGGCCTCGTCATTCCGCTGCTTCTCATCCTTTTCCTGATGCACTGA
- a CDS encoding TIGR03032 family protein produces MTAAQKPAAKKTAAKKTVDASTAQTATPGDARFEVNVSRGFETWLASQNASVAITTYQVGKVILFGIGQEGKLWTYNRNIGRCLGMASAADVGSGKPRHLWISSETQLYRFTDVLEDGASAVKGSDALYMPRLSYFTGDLDAHDIGIDGESQPVFVNTLFNCLARPSADHSFVPVWKPDFISALVAEDRCHLNGLAMRDGKPAFVTAISATDTYDAWRDGRRDRGIVIDVETGEIVCGGLSMPHSPRWHEGKLWLHNSGKGEFGYVDLDAKSFVPVAFCPGYLRGLAFMGDVAVAGLSLPRDNKTFSGLSLDEELDKRGISPRAGLYFIDTKSGTILHTINFEGIVTELYDVVALPGIRQPAMIGPTSEELKRTLSMGPTQEL; encoded by the coding sequence ATGACCGCCGCCCAGAAGCCCGCCGCAAAAAAGACCGCCGCAAAGAAGACCGTCGATGCCAGCACCGCCCAGACTGCCACGCCGGGCGACGCAAGGTTCGAAGTCAACGTCTCGCGCGGGTTCGAGACATGGCTGGCCAGTCAGAACGCGAGCGTCGCGATCACCACCTATCAGGTGGGGAAGGTCATCCTCTTCGGCATCGGGCAGGAGGGCAAGCTGTGGACCTACAACCGCAATATCGGTCGCTGCCTGGGCATGGCGAGCGCCGCGGACGTGGGCAGCGGCAAGCCCAGGCATCTGTGGATCTCCAGCGAGACGCAGCTCTATCGCTTCACCGACGTGCTCGAAGATGGAGCCAGCGCGGTGAAGGGCTCGGATGCGCTCTACATGCCGCGCCTCAGCTACTTCACCGGCGATCTCGACGCGCACGACATCGGTATCGACGGCGAGAGCCAGCCGGTCTTCGTCAACACGCTGTTCAACTGCCTCGCGCGCCCCTCGGCCGATCACAGCTTCGTGCCCGTGTGGAAGCCGGACTTCATCAGTGCATTGGTGGCCGAGGATCGCTGTCACTTGAACGGGCTCGCCATGCGCGACGGCAAGCCCGCCTTCGTCACCGCGATCAGTGCGACCGACACTTACGACGCCTGGCGCGACGGACGCCGCGACAGGGGCATCGTGATCGATGTCGAGACGGGCGAGATCGTGTGCGGGGGCCTCTCCATGCCGCACTCACCGCGCTGGCACGAGGGCAAGCTGTGGCTGCACAACAGCGGCAAGGGCGAGTTCGGCTATGTCGACCTCGACGCCAAGTCCTTTGTCCCGGTGGCGTTCTGCCCCGGATACCTGCGCGGCCTCGCCTTCATGGGCGATGTCGCGGTCGCTGGCCTCTCGTTGCCGCGCGACAACAAGACCTTCAGCGGCCTCTCCCTCGACGAAGAGCTCGACAAGCGCGGCATCTCCCCGCGCGCCGGGCTCTATTTCATCGACACCAAAAGCGGCACCATCCTCCACACGATCAACTTCGAAGGCATCGTCACCGAACTCTACGACGTCGTCGCACTCCCCGGCATACGCCAGCCAGCGATGATCGGCCCCACCTCGGAAGAACTCAAACGCACGCTCTCCATGGGACCGACCCAAGAGCTGTGA
- a CDS encoding TolC family protein, translating to MSASPLAAQDDAIGPPSPFGEQPAPGACLTLPEALALAQQRGPEVSAARANASIAQARLRQERGTAFPQVSAYARAAEGDSGLVDGRTNTQTGLVLSQRLFDFGQSAARRRALGARSQAAMLETREAALDLQGDAGLAFLGILELTELVAAAERREERFRTLAEGLPRRLEAGLITIATASSIRAEIASARADRVEREASLGSARIRFASLVGDMAEPCSGQMAVGVALISPFAAEESVAHAIDTAPGMLAADARIDAARADVDVARRIQRPEISVQAVGAYQYDRLFDRWTTARRVGLDVSMPLFGGGSYGGERDEALARLAGARAEADRERRDLAEQLRASLARADAFAALADAREDEVGALAAEVAAVRRQFDEGLRPYQEYELAEAALAGAEAEAIRAQYRALRERLTIAVLTQAIPLSVSEDTER from the coding sequence TTGAGCGCGTCTCCGCTGGCAGCCCAGGACGATGCTATCGGTCCGCCGAGCCCCTTCGGCGAACAGCCCGCGCCCGGCGCCTGTCTGACCCTTCCCGAAGCGCTCGCTTTGGCGCAGCAGCGCGGCCCGGAAGTCTCCGCCGCGCGCGCCAATGCCTCGATCGCGCAGGCGCGCCTGCGGCAGGAGCGCGGCACCGCCTTCCCGCAGGTCTCCGCCTATGCCCGCGCTGCGGAGGGCGACAGCGGGCTGGTCGACGGGCGGACCAATACCCAGACCGGACTGGTCCTCTCGCAGCGCCTGTTCGATTTCGGGCAGAGCGCCGCGCGCAGGCGTGCGCTCGGCGCACGGAGCCAGGCGGCCATGCTCGAAACGCGCGAAGCCGCGCTCGACCTGCAGGGCGATGCAGGGCTCGCCTTCCTCGGCATTCTCGAACTGACCGAACTGGTCGCCGCGGCCGAGCGGCGCGAGGAGCGCTTCCGCACGCTTGCCGAAGGCCTGCCGCGCAGGCTCGAGGCCGGGCTCATCACCATCGCCACCGCCAGCAGCATCCGCGCCGAGATCGCCTCGGCCCGCGCCGACCGGGTCGAGCGCGAGGCATCGCTGGGCAGCGCGCGGATCCGCTTTGCCAGCCTGGTGGGCGATATGGCGGAGCCGTGCAGTGGGCAGATGGCGGTGGGGGTTGCGCTCATCTCTCCGTTCGCCGCCGAAGAAAGCGTGGCCCACGCGATCGACACCGCGCCCGGCATGCTCGCCGCCGATGCGCGGATCGACGCCGCGCGCGCCGATGTCGATGTCGCCCGGCGCATCCAGCGGCCCGAGATCAGCGTGCAGGCGGTCGGCGCCTATCAGTACGACCGCCTGTTCGACCGCTGGACCACCGCGCGCAGGGTAGGGCTCGACGTCTCGATGCCGCTGTTCGGCGGCGGCAGCTACGGCGGGGAGCGCGACGAGGCGCTTGCGCGGCTCGCAGGCGCCCGAGCCGAGGCGGACCGCGAACGCCGGGACCTTGCCGAACAGCTTCGCGCCAGCCTTGCCCGCGCCGACGCCTTCGCCGCTCTCGCCGATGCGCGAGAGGACGAGGTCGGCGCGCTTGCCGCCGAGGTTGCTGCGGTTCGCCGCCAGTTCGACGAGGGCCTCAGGCCCTATCAGGAATACGAACTGGCCGAAGCGGCGCTCGCAGGCGCCGAGGCCGAGGCGATCCGGGCGCAGTACCGCGCGCTGCGCGAACGGCTGACCATCGCCGTATTGACCCAGGCCATACCCCTTTCCGTTTCCGAGGATACCGAGCGATGA
- a CDS encoding HlyD family type I secretion periplasmic adaptor subunit, translating into MGVLRSDPTLRRSGIACLVLFGLFIVFAGMAPLAEGTTAFGKVAGDSDRQVVQHLEGGIIDEILVEEGDSVEAGQPLMILRDVAATSGRERAAIDQAENAASIARLRALSAGAADPDLDRVDFSGVPAEAKAEIVQRHRDLFFQQRRKVDADVGVLETRRAGLAASVRNRQAEIDGNARQLAIVRADLADKRGLLREQLVTRSEVTGLEREEARLSAELGRLNTARAADTAEMADLSEQIAQARAQFSETVAADLVEEFARQSELEARRTSVEDVVERNVISAPMAGAVLNLRYRTAGGVVTPGEPILEIVPEGEGLVATVEIRPSDIEDIFRGQKVRARLAGIDSWRSPSIEGEVTRVSADLKTSADGSYSFYEARIRMDAGERAQIDAKIVPGMPVEAFLESGRKRTILDYFFEPLTSILRRGARS; encoded by the coding sequence ATGGGCGTGCTGCGATCCGATCCCACGCTGCGGCGATCCGGCATCGCCTGCCTCGTCCTGTTCGGGCTGTTCATCGTCTTTGCGGGCATGGCTCCGCTAGCCGAAGGGACGACCGCGTTCGGCAAGGTGGCGGGCGACAGCGACCGGCAGGTGGTCCAGCATCTCGAAGGCGGGATCATCGATGAAATCCTGGTCGAGGAAGGCGACAGCGTCGAAGCAGGGCAGCCGCTGATGATCCTGCGCGATGTCGCCGCGACCTCGGGCCGCGAGCGCGCGGCGATCGACCAGGCGGAGAACGCGGCGAGCATCGCGCGGCTGCGCGCGCTGTCCGCAGGCGCAGCCGATCCCGATCTCGACCGGGTGGACTTCTCCGGGGTGCCTGCGGAGGCGAAGGCCGAGATCGTCCAGCGCCACCGCGACCTGTTCTTCCAGCAGCGCCGCAAGGTCGATGCCGATGTCGGGGTGCTGGAAACGCGCCGCGCAGGCCTCGCCGCCTCGGTCCGCAACCGGCAGGCCGAGATCGACGGCAACGCGCGCCAGCTCGCTATCGTGCGAGCAGATTTGGCGGACAAGCGCGGCTTGCTACGCGAACAGCTGGTGACCCGCTCCGAAGTCACAGGGCTCGAACGGGAGGAGGCGCGACTCTCGGCAGAGCTGGGCCGGCTCAACACCGCCCGCGCCGCCGATACCGCTGAGATGGCCGATCTGTCCGAACAGATCGCGCAGGCCCGCGCGCAGTTCTCCGAAACCGTCGCCGCCGACCTGGTCGAGGAGTTCGCCCGGCAATCCGAACTCGAGGCACGGCGGACATCGGTCGAGGACGTGGTCGAGCGCAACGTCATCAGCGCGCCGATGGCAGGGGCCGTGCTCAACCTGCGCTACCGAACTGCCGGCGGCGTGGTGACGCCGGGCGAGCCGATCCTCGAGATCGTGCCCGAGGGCGAAGGGCTTGTCGCCACGGTCGAGATCCGCCCGTCCGACATCGAGGACATTTTCCGCGGCCAGAAGGTGCGCGCGCGCCTCGCCGGGATCGACAGCTGGCGCTCGCCCAGCATCGAGGGCGAGGTCACCCGGGTCAGCGCCGACCTGAAGACCAGCGCCGACGGGTCCTACAGCTTTTACGAGGCGCGCATCCGGATGGACGCGGGCGAACGCGCTCAGATCGATGCGAAGATCGTGCCCGGCATGCCGGTCGAGGCCTTCCTCGAGTCGGGCCGCAAGCGCACCATACTCGACTATTTCTTCGAACCGCTCACCAGCATCCTTCGGCGAGGCGCGCGTTCGTGA
- a CDS encoding type I secretion system permease/ATPase: protein MTNSSNSETEGGSVLGAILRGEGPLVPYFRAAMLFSLVANLMMLVSPLYMLQVYDRVLTSGSTETLILISAVAALLLVVFAISEMARRRAVALAAAELEAAYDEQIFREALADSDGNTLRVSQGRLSTLQSFLAQGLVLPLFDLPFAPFFLALMFLVHPVIGGLGVLGAAIVLGVAVYSELTTRSAVERAQAAEAGASQFAALLERQRSAVIGMGMVGATFADWQARKGAASAGTIARANENGAFTSIARTLRMGLQIAALGIGAALVLAQETTPGAIIASSIIMGRALAPIDQSVSMWRQLIAARTAWRELGTRLFGPKSRPAITEMPRPTPSLAVENLELAVPGSEKPLAPKFSIRVAAGEVVCLVGTVGSGKTTLLQTLAGVFPPLAGTVRLGGIDLHVWDSTDRGRHIGYLPQDGELVPGTVAQNIARFGDAEREEIFAAARSVGAHDLIAALPRGYDTQVGAGGAHLSRGQVAMIALARAFFREPALILLDEPSANLDRALRESLIELIGREKAAARSVVLLATHDPSMIQLADRVMLLSPARVAAVEPQAYLAGLEQAAAPAGVVAIGNRS, encoded by the coding sequence ATGACGAACTCCAGCAATAGCGAGACAGAAGGCGGATCGGTCCTCGGCGCGATACTTCGCGGCGAGGGTCCGCTGGTGCCCTATTTCCGCGCGGCGATGCTGTTCTCGCTGGTCGCGAACCTGATGATGCTGGTCTCCCCGCTCTACATGCTGCAGGTCTACGACCGGGTGCTGACCTCGGGATCGACCGAGACGCTGATCCTGATCTCGGCGGTGGCGGCGCTGCTGCTCGTGGTGTTCGCGATTTCCGAGATGGCACGCAGGCGAGCGGTCGCGCTCGCGGCGGCCGAGCTCGAAGCGGCCTATGACGAGCAGATTTTCCGCGAGGCGCTGGCCGATAGCGACGGGAACACGCTGCGGGTCAGCCAGGGGCGGCTCTCCACTCTGCAGTCCTTTCTGGCGCAGGGACTGGTCCTGCCGCTGTTCGACCTGCCCTTCGCGCCGTTTTTCCTCGCGCTGATGTTCCTCGTCCATCCGGTGATCGGCGGGCTGGGCGTGCTGGGGGCTGCGATTGTGCTGGGGGTCGCCGTCTACAGCGAGCTGACCACGCGCAGCGCGGTCGAGCGGGCACAGGCGGCGGAAGCGGGCGCGAGCCAGTTCGCCGCCCTGCTCGAACGCCAGCGCAGCGCGGTGATCGGCATGGGCATGGTCGGCGCGACCTTTGCCGACTGGCAGGCAAGGAAGGGCGCCGCGAGCGCGGGGACGATCGCGCGCGCGAACGAGAACGGGGCCTTCACCTCGATCGCGCGGACCCTGCGCATGGGGCTGCAGATCGCGGCGCTGGGGATTGGCGCGGCGCTGGTGCTGGCGCAGGAGACCACGCCCGGCGCGATTATCGCATCCTCGATCATCATGGGCCGCGCGCTCGCCCCGATCGACCAGTCGGTCTCGATGTGGCGGCAGCTGATCGCCGCGCGCACCGCATGGCGCGAGCTGGGCACGAGGCTGTTCGGCCCCAAGAGCAGGCCTGCTATTACCGAGATGCCTCGGCCCACGCCTTCGCTGGCGGTCGAGAACCTCGAACTGGCGGTGCCCGGCAGCGAGAAGCCGCTGGCGCCCAAGTTCTCGATCAGGGTGGCAGCGGGCGAAGTCGTCTGCCTTGTCGGCACAGTGGGCTCGGGCAAGACGACATTGCTGCAGACGCTCGCGGGCGTGTTCCCGCCGCTGGCGGGCACCGTGCGGCTTGGCGGGATCGATCTGCACGTGTGGGACAGCACCGATCGCGGGCGCCATATCGGCTACCTGCCGCAGGACGGCGAGCTGGTGCCCGGCACCGTTGCGCAGAACATCGCCCGCTTCGGCGATGCGGAGCGCGAGGAGATCTTCGCAGCGGCTCGCAGCGTGGGCGCCCACGATCTCATCGCCGCGCTGCCAAGGGGCTACGATACACAGGTGGGCGCAGGCGGCGCGCATCTGAGCCGCGGGCAGGTCGCGATGATCGCGCTGGCCCGCGCGTTCTTCCGCGAGCCCGCGCTGATCCTGCTCGACGAGCCGTCCGCAAACCTCGACCGGGCACTGCGCGAATCGCTGATCGAACTGATCGGGCGCGAGAAGGCCGCCGCGCGCAGCGTCGTGCTGCTGGCGACCCACGATCCCTCGATGATCCAGCTTGCCGACAGGGTCATGCTGCTCTCCCCCGCGCGGGTCGCGGCGGTGGAGCCGCAGGCCTATCTCGCCGGGCTGGAGCAGGCGGCAGCGCCCGCCGGAGTGGTCGCGATAGGCAACCGGTCGTGA